The following coding sequences lie in one Bacteroidales bacterium genomic window:
- a CDS encoding helix-turn-helix transcriptional regulator, which yields MGKTINAKELIANRYGKEGSAEREKFREEAFSYYFGEIIKNRRKELQMSQENLAEKIGKKRPYISRIENGEDIRLSNFALVANALGLSIELKAE from the coding sequence ATGGGAAAAACAATAAATGCAAAAGAACTGATTGCCAATCGCTATGGGAAAGAGGGGTCAGCAGAACGTGAGAAATTCCGGGAAGAGGCTTTTTCCTATTATTTTGGCGAGATTATAAAGAATCGCAGAAAAGAATTGCAAATGAGTCAGGAAAATTTGGCTGAAAAAATTGGGAAAAAACGACCCTATATCTCACGGATCGAAAACGGGGAAGATATTCGTTTATCGAACTTCGCCCTGGTCGCGAATGCCCTCGGATTGTCGATTGAGCTAAAAGCTGAATAG
- a CDS encoding type II toxin-antitoxin system RelE/ParE family toxin, with product MREIDITEECLEFIDNQDQRFSLKIFQLIEVIGEIKVINANFLKKLQSTQFYELRIKAGNEYRIVIFAIDHLNFAECTKAVCLCGFKKKSTNDYKKAIKQAEKILEEYLKE from the coding sequence ATGAGAGAAATCGATATTACAGAAGAATGTCTGGAATTTATAGACAATCAAGACCAAAGATTTTCGCTGAAAATCTTCCAACTCATTGAAGTTATTGGAGAGATTAAAGTCATAAATGCCAACTTTCTGAAAAAGCTACAATCGACCCAATTTTATGAATTACGGATTAAAGCAGGCAATGAATATCGAATAGTAATTTTTGCAATTGATCATTTGAATTTTGCTGAGTGTACTAAAGCTGTGTGCCTCTGTGGATTTAAGAAAAAATCAACCAACGATTACAAAAAAGCTATAAAGCAAGCTGAGAAAATATTAGAAGAATACCTAAAAGAATAA